In Citrus sinensis cultivar Valencia sweet orange chromosome 4, DVS_A1.0, whole genome shotgun sequence, one DNA window encodes the following:
- the LOC102611403 gene encoding uncharacterized protein LOC102611403, which translates to MRWRQSPPFGHASRNYEAFTVIQRLEGFNIKQSDNEARQRLVVEIKWKGLFSFFGLRRKILMINLTEEGDEVGDGVVQWKNQDFHYSGHVFPWELHFTIFNGLNQGQRQKVPAMGTATLNLAKYANSDKEKELQIKVPLTVSGDTIEGDPYLCLSFRLIESRFAQESLQAGQRSIVPLTTSPTSGEAVPMGKDELSAVKAGLQKMKIFKDFVSRQRRAKKTCTEQECCDGKGSDAEYDFVSETDSPDDDARGNLDMNKEKAIVHRSFSYETLASAKVNLEDEGWIYYRSCNLDCVENSKSLQQTVKRGILPWRKRKLRFRSRKTKEEPLLKKDYREEGGDDIDFVRRQLSSSDDSSFGWRSEGSTTSRSSFSEFGNDNFSVGCWERKEVISRDGNMKLEAQVFLASIDQRSERAAGESACTALVAVIANWLQCNPKEMPTKSEFDNLIREGSLDWRNLCENEEYIRRFPDKHFDLETVLEAQICPLFVVPENSFVGFFHPEGLELGGNFNFLHGAMSFDSIWDEIIRCGSTDPSIYIISWNDHFFVLKIEQEAYYIIDTLGERLYEGCNQAYILKFDKDATIKRPPKDTKSSEENRKASDKAALAVNPSKGTAVVCRVEEGTVYRGKESCKEYIKSFLAAIPIRELHTDIKKGLMASTPLHHRLQIEFHYTRLLKPQDAEFAAGEVTNDDKPAMQATLAVA; encoded by the exons ATGAGGTGGCGACAATCGCCACCTTTTGGTCATGcatcaagaaattatgaagCATTTACTGTAATCCAAAGACTTGAAGGATTCAACATCAAACAATCTGATAATGAAGCAAGGCAAAGActagtggttgagattaaatGGAAAGgtcttttcagtttttttggtttaagaagaaagattttgatgataaatttAACAGAGGAAGGGGATGAAGTTGGCGATGGAGTTGTTCAATGGAAAAATCAAGACTTCCACTATTCTGGTCACGTGTTTCCATGGGAGCTTCACTTCACAATTTTCAAT GGCTTAAACCAAGGGCAGAGACAAAAGGTTCCTGCTATGGGGACTGCAACATTAAACCTTGCAAAATATGCGAACTCAGATAAGGAGAAAGAGCTTCAGATTAAGGTCCCTCTGACGGTTTCTGGTGACACCATTGAGGGTGATCCTTATCTTTGT TTGTCCTTCAGGTTAATAGAATCAAGATTTGCTCAAGAATCCTTGCAGGCTGGGCAGAGATCAATAGTGCCTCTTACAACATCACCAACCTCTGGAGAAGCAGTTCCGATGGGAAAAGATGAGCTTTCTGCAGTAAAAGCAGGATtgcaaaagatgaaaatattcAAAGACTTTGTGTCGAGGCAAAGAAGAGCAAAAAAGACATGCACTGAACAAGAGTGCTGTGATGGCAAGGGCTCGGATGCTGAGTATGATTTCGTGTCTGAAACAGACTCACCTGATGATGATGCCAGGGGAAATTTAGACATGAACAAGGAGAAGGCTATTGTTCACCGCTCATTCAGTTATGAAACATTGGCCTCCGCAAAAGTTAACCTCGAAGATGAGGGTTGGATCTACTACAGAAGCTGCAACTTGGATTGTGTTGAGAATTCAAAGTCTTTGCAGCAAACTGTCAAGCGCGGAATCCTACCTTGGAGGAAGAGGAAACTGAGGTTCAGGTCTCGAAAGACCAAAGAGGAACCTCTCCTTAAGAAAGATTACAGAGAAGAGGGTGGGGACgatattgattttgttcgCAGGCAGCTCAGCTCTTCTGATGATTCCAGTTTTGGT TGGAGATCAGAAGGTTCAACAACAAGTCGATCATCATTCTCTGAATTTGGGAATGACAATTTTTCTGTGGGCTGCTGGGAAAGAAAGGAAGTAATAAGCCGGGATGGAAACATGAAGCTTGAGGCTCAAGTTTTCCTTGCTTCCATTGATCAGAGAAGCGAGCGTGCTGCAGGTGAAAGTGCATGTACCGCTCTTGTTGCTGTCATAGCTAATTGGTTGCAATGCAATCCAAAAGAAATGCCAACTAAGTCTGAATTCGACAATCTCATCAGAGAAGGGTCTTTAGATTGGAGAAATCTATGTGAGAACGAGGAGTACATACGCCGGTTTCCTGACAAGCACTTTGATCTCGAGACAGTCCTTGAAGCTCAAATCTGTCCTCTGTTTGTGGTTCCAGAGAATTCATTTGTTGGGTTTTTCCATCCAGAAGGTCTAGAGCTAGGAGGGAACTTCAACTTCCTTCATGGTGCAATGTCATTCGACAGCATATGGGATGAGATCATTCGTTGTGGTAGTACTGACCCTTCGATCTACATTATAAGTTGGAATGACCATTTTTTCGTGCTGAAAATTGAGCAGGAAGCTTACTACATCATCGACACTTTAGGGGAGAGGCTTTATGAGGGATGTAACCAGGCGTACATCCTGAAATTTGACAAAGACGCAACAATAAAGCGGCCGCCAAAAGATACAAAGTCCTCAGAAGAAAATAGAAAGGCTAGTGACAAAGCTGCACTAGCTGTAAATCCATCCAAGGGAACTGCAGTGGTTTGCCGTGTGGAAGAAGGCACCGTGTACAGAGGCAAGGAGTCGTGCAAAGAGTATATCAAAAGCTTCTTGGCCGCAATACCTATTCGGGAATTGCACACTGATATCAAGAAGGGATTGATGGCATCGACACCTCTTCATCATCGGCTACAAATAGAATTCCATTACACCCGCTTGTTGAAGCCTCAAGATGCTGAATTTGCAGCTGGGGAGGTGACAAACGACGATAAACCAGCAATGCAAGCAACGTTGGCTGTTGCATAG
- the LOC102611107 gene encoding uncharacterized protein At2g39795, mitochondrial: MASVLRKAIVGCARQLPRCMIARRRSTTSGFAAVDSILLRSLRDHYEEVAKMTPPPKVSPPSSFTIVKGALDTHGPVLKRTYGSEQISIYVTRLGNIIRGGDNDDDDDDGINQLFLHVEMSKPGQKNSLLFLCGLYPDALGIHSVSMRPNLESEGILVVPSQYTGPSFQDLDERMRDALHSYIEERGVNESLFPFLQAWLYVKDNRNLMHWFRQVGQYISGKNHAKGT, encoded by the exons ATGGCAAGTGTGTTGAGGAAAGCAATAGTGGGGTGCGCACGGCAGCTGCCACGGTGCATGATAGCAAGGCGGCGCTCAACAACAAGTGGGTTCGCGGCGGTGGACTCAATCTTACTCCGTTCCCTTAGAGATCACTACGAAGAAGTCGCCAAAATGACTCCTCCTCCT AAAGTGAGCCCTCCTTCATCTTTTACTATAGTCAAGGGAGCACTTGATACCCATGGGCCTGTTCTCAAGAGGACATATGGAAGTGAGCAAATTAGCATTTATGTAACGCGGCTGGGTAACATTATACGAGGGGGggacaatgatgatgatgatgatgatggaatTAATCAGTTGTTTCTTCATGTTGAGATGTCAAAGCCTGGCCAGAAGAActctttgctttttctttgtgGGCTCTATCCAGATGCATTAGGGATTCACTCTGTTTCCATGCGGCCAAACTTAGAGAGCGAAGGGATACTTGTTGTTCCCTCTCAATATACTGGCCCTTCTTTCCA AGATCTGGATGAAAGGATGCGAGATGCACTTCACAGTTATATAGAAGAGCGAGGGGTGAATGAGAGTCTCTTTCCATTTCTTCAAGCATGGCTTTATGTGAAGGATAATCGCAATCTGATGCATTGGTTTAGACAGGTGGGCCAGTATATCAGTGGAAAAAACCATGCTAAAGGCACATAA